In Acidovorax sp. 106, the following proteins share a genomic window:
- a CDS encoding DASH family cryptochrome: MSTVLFWFRNDLRLHDQPALHAALTSGATHLLPVVCLPAPDERTPWCFARVGPHRRAFTAAALRGLQQQTTVLGNPLLICQAPPAAALPQLAQAVGATTVVCEDIAAPYEQAEIAALRAAGLQVRTVWHSSLLHPADMPWPASDLPGVFTSFRQKVERAGITPAAPLPAPAQLLPPLDVPAPVLQAVGAEQGAAAIQPPAPPQGSDARSSFPYGTPGCDGSEGAVLAHLAQYLARKLPHSYKDTRNGLTGLDYSSKLSPWLATGALSPRQIYADLKAFERNHGANDGTYWLWFELLWRDYFRLLHLQYGAGLYRARGLSELPLAQHNQRGFERWCQGETGEPLVDAAMRELAATGYLSNRLRQVVASYLIYDLRGDWRAGAAWFESQLVDYDVYSNQANWLYIAGRGTDPRGGRRFNPTKQAQDHDADGSYRRLWGTA, encoded by the coding sequence ATGAGCACCGTGCTCTTCTGGTTTCGCAACGACCTGCGCCTGCACGACCAGCCCGCGCTGCATGCAGCGCTCACCAGCGGTGCCACGCACCTACTGCCCGTGGTGTGCCTGCCTGCGCCCGATGAACGCACGCCCTGGTGCTTCGCGCGCGTGGGCCCGCACCGCCGCGCCTTCACCGCCGCAGCGCTGCGCGGGTTGCAGCAACAGACGACCGTATTGGGCAACCCATTGCTCATCTGCCAAGCCCCGCCCGCCGCCGCCCTGCCGCAACTGGCACAGGCTGTGGGCGCCACCACCGTGGTGTGCGAAGACATTGCCGCCCCCTACGAGCAGGCCGAGATCGCGGCCCTGCGCGCGGCAGGCCTGCAAGTGCGTACCGTATGGCACAGCAGCCTGCTGCACCCGGCCGACATGCCTTGGCCTGCCTCTGACCTGCCCGGTGTGTTTACCAGCTTCCGCCAGAAGGTGGAGCGCGCAGGCATTACCCCCGCCGCGCCTTTGCCTGCACCCGCCCAGCTGCTGCCGCCACTTGATGTGCCCGCGCCCGTGCTGCAGGCGGTGGGGGCGGAGCAGGGCGCTGCAGCCATCCAGCCACCCGCACCGCCACAGGGCAGCGATGCCCGCTCATCCTTCCCCTACGGCACCCCCGGCTGCGATGGGAGCGAGGGCGCCGTACTGGCCCACCTGGCGCAGTACCTGGCCCGCAAGCTGCCCCACAGCTACAAGGACACGCGCAATGGGCTCACGGGGCTGGATTACTCCAGCAAGTTGTCGCCTTGGCTGGCCACGGGTGCGCTGTCTCCCCGCCAGATTTATGCCGACCTGAAAGCCTTTGAGCGCAACCACGGAGCCAACGATGGCACCTACTGGCTGTGGTTCGAGCTGCTGTGGCGCGACTACTTTCGGCTGCTGCACCTGCAATACGGCGCGGGGCTGTACCGGGCGCGCGGCCTATCCGAACTGCCACTCGCCCAGCACAACCAGCGCGGTTTTGAGCGCTGGTGCCAGGGCGAGACGGGCGAGCCGCTGGTCGATGCCGCCATGCGCGAACTCGCGGCCACCGGGTATCTGAGCAACCGCCTGCGCCAGGTGGTGGCCAGTTACCTCATCTACGACCTGCGGGGCGACTGGCGCGCAGGCGCGGCATGGTTTGAATCGCAACTGGTGGACTACGACGTGTACAGCAACCAAGCCAACTGGCTCTACATCGCGGGGCGCGGCACCGACCCGCGCGGGGGCCGCCGCTTCAACCCCACCAAGCAGGCGCAAGACCACGATGCCGACGGCAGCTACCGCCGCCTATGGGGCACGGCATGA
- a CDS encoding DUF2256 domain-containing protein, protein MRMRKKQDLPQKTCLHCGLPFTWRKKWEKVWDEVKYCSDRCRSERKRGGTSQGLAEEGTA, encoded by the coding sequence ATGCGCATGCGCAAAAAACAAGACCTTCCGCAAAAGACCTGCCTGCACTGCGGCCTGCCCTTTACCTGGCGCAAGAAGTGGGAGAAGGTGTGGGACGAGGTGAAATACTGTTCCGACCGCTGCCGCAGCGAACGCAAGCGCGGCGGCACTTCGCAAGGCTTGGCAGAGGAGGGCACCGCATGA
- a CDS encoding cryptochrome/deoxyribodipyrimidine photo-lyase family protein yields MGYTVVWFKRDLRVHDHAPLHHAAAQGPVLCLYVIEPSLWAQPDAALQHYHFVQESLHDLAQALQRRGATLQVAVGEVVDVLARLHALAPFHTLVAHEETGNAHTYARDLAVGRWCHAQGVAWREWPQHGVVRRLRSRDDWHGHWQTFMHAPVVLAPTPGPAPEALHTRTLPWPAQPWPSGAALGLPAHDPPQRQRGGRKEGLRVLQDFLLQRSQGYRGGISSPLTAPSACSRLSPYLAMGCLGMREVVQATQRRQQQLKASTEPGAAWQRKGLTAFMSRLHWHCHFIQKLESEPALEHHNLHRGYNGLREGEWNPAHFDALVAGRTGWPMVDACVAMLRETGWVNFRMRAMLVSVASYPLWLHWRPVGEWLARQFLDYEPGIHWSQLQMQAGTTGINTTRVYNPIKQAQDHDPHGHFVRQWLPALRRVPDAWLLEPWRMPPDVQARCGVRVGHDIAVPLVELDSATRTAKARVHGLRAQPAVREAKAAIVEKHGSRQFRDGGSPQARARARNAAQHPQQQTLDF; encoded by the coding sequence ATGGGCTACACCGTCGTCTGGTTCAAACGCGACTTGCGCGTGCACGACCACGCGCCGCTGCACCACGCTGCCGCCCAAGGCCCGGTGCTGTGCCTGTATGTCATCGAGCCCAGCCTGTGGGCCCAGCCCGATGCCGCTCTGCAGCACTACCACTTTGTGCAAGAAAGCCTGCACGACCTGGCCCAGGCCCTGCAGCGGCGGGGCGCCACGCTGCAAGTGGCCGTGGGCGAGGTGGTGGACGTGCTGGCCCGCCTGCACGCGCTGGCACCTTTCCACACCCTGGTGGCGCATGAAGAAACGGGCAACGCCCACACCTATGCCCGCGACCTTGCCGTGGGCCGCTGGTGCCACGCGCAGGGCGTGGCCTGGCGCGAATGGCCGCAGCACGGCGTGGTGCGCCGCCTGCGCTCGCGCGACGACTGGCATGGGCACTGGCAGACCTTCATGCACGCGCCCGTGGTGCTTGCACCTACACCCGGACCCGCACCAGAGGCCCTGCACACCCGCACGCTGCCGTGGCCCGCACAGCCCTGGCCCAGCGGTGCCGCGCTGGGCCTGCCCGCGCACGACCCGCCCCAGCGCCAGCGCGGGGGGCGCAAAGAGGGGCTGCGTGTGCTGCAAGACTTTTTGCTGCAGCGCAGCCAGGGCTACCGGGGCGGCATCTCATCGCCGCTGACAGCGCCCAGCGCCTGCTCGCGCCTCTCGCCCTACCTGGCTATGGGCTGCCTGGGCATGCGCGAGGTGGTGCAGGCCACCCAGCGCCGCCAGCAACAACTCAAGGCCAGCACCGAGCCTGGAGCCGCATGGCAGCGCAAGGGGCTCACCGCCTTCATGAGCCGCCTGCACTGGCATTGCCACTTCATCCAAAAGCTGGAGTCTGAGCCCGCGCTGGAGCACCACAACCTGCACCGGGGCTACAACGGCCTGCGCGAAGGGGAATGGAACCCCGCTCACTTTGATGCCCTGGTGGCCGGGCGCACCGGCTGGCCCATGGTGGATGCCTGCGTGGCCATGCTGCGCGAGACGGGGTGGGTCAACTTCCGCATGCGGGCCATGCTGGTGTCGGTGGCCTCGTACCCGCTGTGGCTGCACTGGCGGCCCGTGGGCGAATGGCTGGCCCGCCAGTTTCTCGATTACGAACCCGGCATCCACTGGAGCCAGCTGCAAATGCAGGCGGGCACCACGGGCATCAACACCACCCGCGTCTACAACCCCATCAAGCAGGCGCAAGACCACGACCCGCACGGCCACTTTGTGCGCCAGTGGCTGCCCGCCTTGCGCCGCGTGCCCGATGCCTGGCTGTTGGAGCCCTGGCGCATGCCGCCCGATGTGCAAGCCCGCTGCGGCGTGCGCGTGGGCCACGACATTGCCGTGCCGCTGGTAGAGCTGGACTCCGCCACCCGCACCGCCAAAGCCCGCGTGCACGGCCTGCGCGCCCAGCCTGCCGTGCGCGAGGCCAAAGCCGCGATTGTGGAAAAGCACGGCTCCCGCCAGTTTCGCGATGGCGGCAGCCCCCAGGCACGCGCCCGCGCACGCAACGCCGCCCAGCACCCCCAGCAGCAAACCCTGGACTTTTGA
- a CDS encoding NAD(P)/FAD-dependent oxidoreductase: MSRSATSTLPISVIGAGLAGLSCAQALLQAGHTVHVFDKSRGPSGRMSTRRAEDAAGPWQCDHGAQYFTARDPQFRAEVARWQQAGVAAVWDARLASFDGTAWTTPATPLERFVGTPRMTSPAGWLVQGLQQVGDRALAQWQTTVQKLERTADGWAITSAEQGLHAQRYSAVLLAVPAPQAVPLLHPVASTGAAVAASARMRGSWAVIVRCAAQVGLPWDGAFINTGPLRWVARDSSKPGRTAPAGTETWLLHASPEWSEAHIEDTAESVTDTLLAAFQSLGGPAPATLQATAHRWRYADTEPALTLGYWWDADAQLGMCGDWISGGKVEGAWLSGQSLARALVG, translated from the coding sequence ATGAGCCGCTCCGCAACCTCCACCTTGCCCATCTCCGTGATCGGTGCAGGCCTGGCGGGCCTGTCGTGCGCGCAGGCCTTGCTGCAGGCGGGGCACACCGTGCATGTGTTCGACAAAAGCCGGGGCCCCTCTGGCCGCATGAGCACTCGCCGTGCCGAGGACGCGGCAGGCCCCTGGCAGTGCGACCACGGCGCGCAGTACTTCACCGCACGCGATCCGCAGTTCCGCGCCGAGGTGGCCCGCTGGCAGCAGGCCGGGGTCGCTGCAGTGTGGGACGCTCGCCTGGCCAGCTTTGACGGCACCGCGTGGACCACGCCCGCCACCCCGCTGGAGCGCTTTGTGGGCACGCCACGCATGACGTCGCCTGCTGGCTGGCTGGTGCAGGGCCTGCAGCAGGTGGGCGACCGGGCGCTGGCGCAGTGGCAAACCACCGTGCAAAAGCTGGAGCGCACCGCCGATGGCTGGGCCATCACCTCGGCCGAGCAGGGCTTGCACGCGCAGCGCTACAGCGCCGTGCTGCTGGCCGTGCCAGCACCGCAAGCCGTGCCCCTGCTGCACCCCGTAGCCTCCACGGGCGCTGCGGTGGCCGCCAGCGCACGCATGCGCGGCAGCTGGGCGGTGATTGTGCGCTGCGCCGCGCAGGTTGGCCTGCCGTGGGACGGTGCCTTTATCAACACCGGCCCGCTGCGCTGGGTGGCGCGCGACAGCAGCAAGCCTGGTCGCACGGCCCCCGCAGGCACTGAAACCTGGCTGCTGCACGCCAGCCCCGAGTGGAGCGAAGCCCACATTGAAGACACTGCCGAGAGCGTGACCGACACCTTGCTGGCTGCGTTCCAGTCGCTGGGAGGCCCTGCGCCCGCCACGCTGCAAGCCACCGCCCATCGCTGGCGCTATGCCGACACCGAGCCCGCCCTCACGCTCGGCTACTGGTGGGATGCCGACGCCCAGCTGGGCATGTGCGGCGACTGGATCAGCGGCGGCAAGGTCGAGGGCGCGTGGCTCAGTGGTCAGTCGCTGGCCCGCGCCTTGGTGGGCTGA
- a CDS encoding lipocalin family protein: MTAPTLLLRRAVLVAALGTVAVLAGCSSTQPPEGITPVTPFDLARYEGRWYEAARLDHSFERGMTDVSATYQRQADGSVRVLNRGFDTAKNDWREAEGKAKFTGDANTASLKVSFFGPFYGGYHVAALDADYQWALVVGPDRSYCWILSRSKQLAPAVREQLTARAQALGIDTQALIWVTHERTDPKP, translated from the coding sequence ATGACCGCACCCACCCTTTTACTTCGGCGCGCAGTCCTGGTTGCTGCGCTGGGCACTGTTGCCGTGTTGGCGGGGTGCTCATCCACCCAGCCTCCCGAGGGCATCACCCCCGTCACGCCGTTTGACTTAGCCCGCTATGAGGGGCGCTGGTACGAGGCCGCGCGGCTAGACCATTCGTTTGAGCGTGGAATGACCGACGTGTCTGCCACCTACCAGCGCCAGGCCGACGGCAGCGTGCGCGTGCTCAACCGGGGTTTTGACACCGCCAAGAACGACTGGCGCGAGGCCGAGGGCAAGGCCAAATTCACAGGCGATGCCAACACGGCCTCGCTCAAGGTATCGTTCTTTGGCCCGTTCTATGGCGGCTACCACGTGGCCGCGCTGGATGCGGACTACCAGTGGGCCCTGGTGGTGGGGCCAGATCGCAGCTACTGCTGGATCTTGTCGCGCAGCAAGCAGCTAGCGCCAGCCGTGCGCGAGCAGCTCACGGCCCGCGCACAAGCGCTTGGCATAGACACCCAAGCCCTCATCTGGGTGACCCACGAACGCACCGACCCGAAACCATGA
- a CDS encoding glutaredoxin, with protein sequence MTLKITVYSKSACPQCESAKSLLKARSLPYEEIKIDDEAERLAFYDKCGPAVRQMPQVFINDQRVGGLTGLQAALKQLGL encoded by the coding sequence ATGACCCTCAAGATCACTGTCTACTCCAAGTCCGCCTGCCCCCAGTGCGAATCGGCCAAGAGCCTGCTGAAGGCGCGCTCGCTGCCCTACGAAGAAATCAAGATCGACGACGAAGCCGAGCGCCTGGCCTTCTACGACAAGTGCGGCCCGGCCGTGCGACAAATGCCCCAGGTGTTCATCAACGATCAGCGCGTAGGCGGGCTGACGGGGCTGCAGGCCGCGCTCAAGCAACTGGGGCTTTGA
- a CDS encoding DUF2789 family protein: MESGIHTLSDLFAQLGLPSDEASITHFIATHRPNAAQCSLPDVAVWSPAQAKFLREAIAADADWAIVAEQLGQALACSRGIQKA; this comes from the coding sequence ATGGAATCCGGAATCCACACCCTTTCCGATCTGTTTGCCCAGTTGGGTCTGCCCTCTGACGAAGCGTCCATCACCCACTTTATTGCGACACACCGCCCGAATGCGGCCCAGTGCAGCCTGCCCGATGTCGCGGTATGGAGCCCGGCCCAGGCCAAGTTTCTGCGGGAAGCGATTGCGGCCGATGCCGACTGGGCCATCGTGGCGGAGCAACTGGGCCAGGCCCTGGCTTGTAGCCGGGGTATTCAAAAGGCCTGA
- a CDS encoding alpha/beta fold hydrolase, whose translation MSPISRYATCAGYEIHYTEWGQPDAPVVIAWHGLARTGRDMDDLAAHLADRYRVICPDTIGRGLSQWSRQPLHEYRLAFYARIAADLFDQLGIERAHWVGTSMGGAIGTVCAAGVFEPSLRGRIASLLLNDNAPRLADAALERIKAYAGQPPAFDTVAELEAFFRQVYQPYGWLSDAQWRRLTETSTRRLPDGRVTPHYDPAMVQQFTHHENDYLIWDHYDRLNIPVLCLRGADSDLVLPETIEEMHRRGPGAKGLLQVVEVPGCGHAPALNVPEHYALVDGFLARG comes from the coding sequence ATGTCTCCCATCTCCCGCTACGCCACCTGCGCTGGTTACGAAATCCACTACACCGAATGGGGCCAGCCCGACGCCCCGGTGGTGATCGCATGGCATGGCCTAGCGCGCACCGGGCGCGATATGGACGACCTGGCTGCGCATCTGGCAGACCGCTACCGCGTCATTTGCCCAGACACCATCGGCCGGGGCCTGAGCCAGTGGAGCCGCCAGCCGCTGCACGAATACCGCCTGGCGTTCTATGCCCGCATCGCTGCCGACCTGTTCGATCAACTGGGCATTGAGCGTGCGCACTGGGTAGGCACCTCGATGGGCGGCGCTATTGGCACGGTGTGCGCTGCAGGGGTATTTGAGCCCAGCTTGCGGGGGCGCATTGCCAGCCTGCTGCTCAACGACAACGCCCCGCGCCTGGCCGATGCCGCACTGGAGCGCATTAAGGCCTATGCGGGGCAACCGCCTGCGTTTGATACGGTGGCCGAGCTGGAGGCATTCTTTCGTCAGGTGTATCAGCCCTACGGCTGGCTCAGCGATGCGCAGTGGCGGCGGTTGACCGAAACATCAACCCGCCGCCTGCCCGATGGGCGCGTGACGCCGCACTACGACCCGGCCATGGTGCAGCAGTTCACGCACCACGAAAATGATTACCTGATCTGGGATCACTATGACCGGCTGAACATTCCCGTGCTGTGCCTGCGCGGCGCCGATTCAGACTTGGTGCTGCCCGAAACCATCGAAGAAATGCACCGCCGTGGCCCCGGCGCCAAGGGGCTGCTGCAGGTGGTGGAGGTGCCCGGCTGCGGGCACGCCCCTGCGCTGAATGTGCCGGAGCACTATGCACTGGTGGATGGGTTTTTAGCGCGCGGCTGA
- a CDS encoding D-(-)-3-hydroxybutyrate oligomer hydrolase — protein MKTCVRPFLPAAVAAAVLAACGGGGGDGSNAIPNTKPAYLGPIQATAYDGTTDDLLTAGLGKTGLAAAAAPAYADPLKPTAAELRRTTIHTNYRALLDMTAAGGYGSLYGPNVDAQGNITASEGKVAGTEYIAFADDGSGRQNVTLMVQVPASFNPQKPCVITATASGSRGVYGGLSTGEWGLKRGCAVAYSDKGTGAAPHDLQNDTVPLINGTRATATAAGKNAAFNAGLSASELAAFNAATPNRFAFKHAHSGQNPEKDWGRSTLQAVEFAYYVLNERFGTLDNGQRLKTLNPSNTIVIASSISNGGGAAIAAAEQDTQGLISGVAVSEPAVELPANPGVTVQRGSTAVAVTGKTLVDFTTYANLYQPCAALAPSISSSPYAVAFGAGFAASALPIAPNRCSALVAAGLLTGSTPAAQAEQALQKLRDYGWEAESSDLHASLAAFEVAPAVAVTFANALSRASVKDHLCGYSYAATTSTGAVGPMAPAALAGMFATGNGVPPSSGVQLINNNGKLGAGRDFLSVSASGLADWNTAGALCLRNLVTGTDAAAQKLQAGVDETRRNGNLRGKPAIIVHGRADALLPVSHTSRPYAALNRKVEGSASKLRYVEVTNAQHFDSFIGLPSVLPGYDTRYVPLHVYLNRALDAMYDHLASGKTLPASQVVRTVPRGGTPGSAPAITTANLPPMAATPLVGDAIAITAGSIAIPD, from the coding sequence ATGAAAACCTGTGTTCGCCCGTTCCTGCCTGCGGCCGTGGCCGCTGCTGTGTTGGCCGCCTGCGGCGGCGGTGGGGGAGATGGCAGCAACGCCATCCCCAACACCAAGCCTGCGTACCTGGGGCCCATCCAGGCCACGGCTTACGACGGCACCACCGACGACCTGCTTACCGCCGGCCTGGGTAAAACCGGCCTGGCCGCAGCGGCCGCCCCGGCGTATGCCGACCCCCTCAAGCCCACGGCGGCCGAGCTGCGCCGCACCACCATCCACACCAACTACCGCGCCTTGCTCGACATGACAGCGGCAGGTGGTTATGGCAGCCTGTATGGCCCCAACGTCGATGCGCAGGGCAACATCACCGCCAGCGAGGGCAAGGTGGCAGGCACCGAATACATCGCCTTTGCCGACGATGGCAGCGGGCGGCAGAACGTCACCCTCATGGTGCAGGTGCCTGCCAGCTTCAACCCGCAAAAACCGTGCGTCATCACGGCCACGGCATCGGGCTCGCGCGGGGTGTATGGCGGCCTCAGCACGGGCGAGTGGGGCCTCAAGCGCGGCTGCGCCGTGGCCTACTCAGACAAGGGCACAGGCGCTGCCCCGCACGACCTGCAAAACGACACTGTGCCGCTGATCAATGGCACCCGTGCCACGGCCACGGCGGCAGGCAAGAACGCCGCGTTCAACGCAGGCCTCTCGGCCAGCGAACTGGCCGCTTTCAATGCAGCCACGCCCAACCGCTTTGCCTTCAAACACGCCCACTCGGGCCAGAACCCCGAGAAAGACTGGGGCCGCAGCACACTGCAGGCGGTGGAGTTTGCCTACTATGTGCTGAACGAACGCTTTGGCACGCTGGACAACGGCCAGCGTCTCAAGACGCTGAACCCCTCCAACACCATCGTCATCGCGTCCAGCATCTCCAACGGCGGCGGCGCCGCCATTGCGGCGGCAGAGCAAGACACCCAGGGCCTGATCAGTGGCGTGGCGGTGTCTGAGCCCGCCGTGGAATTGCCCGCCAACCCTGGCGTGACGGTGCAGCGCGGCAGCACCGCCGTGGCCGTGACTGGCAAGACGCTGGTGGACTTCACCACCTATGCCAACCTCTACCAGCCCTGCGCGGCGCTGGCGCCTTCCATCAGCAGCTCGCCCTACGCAGTTGCCTTTGGCGCGGGCTTTGCGGCCAGTGCCCTGCCCATTGCGCCCAACCGCTGCTCCGCCTTGGTCGCAGCGGGCTTGCTCACGGGCAGCACCCCCGCCGCGCAGGCAGAGCAGGCGCTGCAAAAGCTGCGCGACTATGGGTGGGAGGCCGAATCGAGCGACTTGCACGCATCCCTGGCTGCGTTTGAAGTGGCCCCGGCTGTGGCGGTCACCTTTGCCAATGCACTCTCTCGCGCCAGCGTGAAGGACCACCTCTGCGGCTACAGCTATGCCGCCACCACATCCACTGGCGCCGTGGGGCCGATGGCGCCTGCGGCGCTGGCGGGCATGTTTGCCACGGGCAATGGGGTGCCGCCTTCCAGCGGGGTACAACTCATCAACAACAACGGCAAGTTGGGGGCAGGGCGCGACTTTTTGTCGGTGTCTGCCAGCGGCCTGGCCGACTGGAACACCGCCGGTGCGCTGTGCCTGCGCAACCTGGTCACCGGCACCGATGCCGCCGCGCAAAAACTGCAAGCCGGGGTGGACGAAACCCGCCGCAATGGCAACCTGCGCGGCAAGCCCGCCATCATCGTGCACGGCCGCGCTGATGCGCTGCTGCCCGTCAGCCACACCTCCCGGCCCTACGCAGCCCTCAACCGCAAGGTGGAAGGCAGCGCGAGCAAGCTGCGCTATGTGGAGGTAACCAACGCCCAGCACTTCGACAGCTTCATCGGTTTGCCCTCCGTGCTGCCCGGCTACGACACGCGCTATGTGCCCCTGCATGTGTATTTGAACCGCGCTCTGGACGCTATGTACGACCACTTGGCGAGCGGCAAAACACTGCCCGCCAGCCAAGTGGTGCGCACCGTGCCACGCGGCGGCACGCCCGGCAGCGCCCCGGCCATCACCACCGCCAACCTGCCCCCTATGGCGGCCACACCGCTTGTGGGCGATGCCATTGCCATCACTGCGGGGTCCATCGCCATCCCCGACTAG
- a CDS encoding branched-chain amino acid ABC transporter permease, whose product MLNRLLSGDYPRSKLLAAILLAVLLGLALAPFLFPGVKALNVAAKVLVFVVLVASFDLLLGYTGIVSFAHTMFFGIGAYGISVATTRMGPTWSALLVGVGGALLLSLLLSLAVGLFSLRVRAIFFAMITLAVAAAFQTLASQLSDITGGEDGLTFKVPEVLSPSFEPFDDPFLGVAIDGRLICYYLLFVTAVVLVLALLRIVNSPFGRVLQAIRENEFRAEAIGYRVVVYRTTSSVLSALFATLAGCMLALWLRYNGPDTSLSFEIMMDCLLIVVIGGMGTIYGSAIGAVLFLVAQSYLQDLLRLGSEAATSLPWLAALLSPDRWLLWLGVLFVLSVYYFPTGVVGRLRAAAAHRPG is encoded by the coding sequence ATGTTGAACCGACTTCTCTCTGGTGACTATCCCCGCAGCAAGCTGCTCGCAGCCATCTTGCTGGCCGTGCTGCTGGGCCTGGCGTTGGCGCCGTTTCTGTTTCCTGGCGTCAAGGCGCTGAACGTGGCGGCCAAGGTGCTGGTGTTTGTGGTGCTGGTGGCCAGCTTTGACTTGCTGCTGGGCTACACCGGCATCGTCAGCTTTGCGCACACCATGTTCTTTGGCATTGGGGCCTATGGCATTTCCGTGGCCACCACGCGCATGGGGCCCACGTGGTCGGCCCTGCTGGTGGGGGTGGGCGGGGCGTTGCTGCTGTCGCTGCTCTTGTCGCTGGCGGTGGGCCTGTTCTCGCTGCGCGTGCGGGCCATCTTTTTTGCCATGATCACCTTGGCCGTGGCGGCGGCGTTCCAGACGCTGGCCTCGCAGCTGTCGGACATCACCGGCGGTGAAGACGGCCTCACCTTCAAGGTGCCCGAGGTGCTGTCACCCAGCTTCGAGCCGTTTGACGATCCCTTCCTGGGCGTGGCCATTGATGGGCGGTTGATTTGCTACTACCTGCTGTTCGTCACGGCGGTGGTGCTGGTGCTGGCATTGCTGCGCATCGTCAACTCGCCCTTTGGCCGCGTGCTGCAGGCCATCCGCGAGAACGAGTTCCGCGCCGAGGCCATTGGCTACCGCGTGGTGGTGTACCGCACCACGTCCAGCGTGTTGTCGGCCCTGTTTGCCACGTTGGCGGGCTGCATGCTGGCGCTTTGGCTGCGCTACAACGGGCCAGACACCTCGCTCAGCTTCGAAATCATGATGGACTGCCTGCTCATCGTCGTCATCGGCGGCATGGGCACCATCTACGGCTCGGCCATTGGCGCCGTGCTGTTTTTGGTGGCGCAAAGCTATCTGCAAGACCTGCTGCGCCTGGGCAGCGAGGCCGCAACCAGCCTGCCCTGGCTGGCCGCCTTGCTGTCGCCCGACCGTTGGCTGTTGTGGCTGGGCGTGCTGTTTGTGCTGTCGGTCTATTACTTCCCCACCGGCGTGGTGGGGCGCTTGCGCGCTGCGGCGGCGCACAGGCCGGGATGA
- a CDS encoding branched-chain amino acid ABC transporter permease: MTASDFDWKPLALVPLLALITLPLVGSPSTWLTLTVAGLAMGMIIFIIASGLTLVFGLMDVLNFGHGVFIALGAFVATSVLGAMGDWTGSDQLWRNMVAVLPAMLVAMAVAGAVGLAFERFIVRPVYGQHLKQILITMGGMIIGEELIKVIWGPQQIPLPLPGGMRGSLLLGDAAIEKYRLVAVAVGLVVFGVLAWTLSRTKVGLLIRAGVQDREMVESLGYRIRRLFVAVFVVGSALAGLGGVMWGLYQQSVVPQMGAQVNVLIFIVIIIGGLGSTGGALIGALLVGLMANYTGFLAPKVALFSNIALMVAILLWRPQGVYPVTNR; encoded by the coding sequence ATGACTGCCAGCGACTTCGACTGGAAGCCCCTGGCGCTGGTGCCGCTGCTGGCGCTCATCACGCTGCCGCTGGTGGGCTCGCCCAGCACCTGGCTCACGCTCACGGTGGCGGGGCTGGCCATGGGCATGATCATCTTCATCATCGCGTCGGGCCTCACACTCGTGTTTGGGCTGATGGACGTGCTCAACTTTGGCCACGGTGTGTTCATTGCGCTGGGGGCCTTTGTGGCTACCAGCGTGCTGGGCGCAATGGGCGACTGGACGGGCTCTGACCAGCTGTGGCGCAACATGGTGGCAGTGCTGCCCGCCATGCTGGTGGCCATGGCGGTGGCGGGCGCGGTGGGCCTGGCGTTTGAGCGCTTCATCGTGCGGCCCGTGTACGGCCAGCACCTCAAGCAGATCCTCATCACCATGGGCGGCATGATCATTGGCGAGGAACTCATCAAGGTCATCTGGGGCCCGCAGCAAATCCCGCTGCCGCTGCCGGGCGGCATGCGCGGCTCGCTGCTGCTGGGCGATGCCGCCATCGAGAAATACCGCCTCGTCGCCGTGGCCGTGGGCCTGGTGGTGTTTGGCGTGCTGGCCTGGACGCTGTCGCGCACCAAAGTCGGCCTGCTCATCCGCGCCGGTGTGCAAGACCGCGAGATGGTCGAAAGCCTGGGCTACCGCATTCGCCGCCTGTTTGTGGCGGTGTTTGTGGTGGGCTCGGCCCTGGCGGGGCTGGGCGGCGTGATGTGGGGCCTGTACCAGCAAAGCGTGGTGCCGCAGATGGGCGCGCAGGTCAACGTGCTGATCTTCATCGTCATCATCATCGGCGGCTTGGGCAGCACGGGCGGGGCGCTGATTGGCGCGCTGCTGGTGGGCCTCATGGCCAACTACACCGGCTTTCTGGCCCCCAAGGTGGCGCTGTTTTCCAACATCGCGCTCATGGTCGCCATCCTGCTGTGGCGCCCCCAAGGCGTGTACCCCGTCACGAACCGTTGA